The following are encoded in a window of Kitasatospora sp. NBC_01250 genomic DNA:
- the nadC gene encoding carboxylating nicotinate-nucleotide diphosphorylase, giving the protein MTHSHEELPLADQDGCGAGCGCADGEGYETGLDPALAELLEQAGLDPVEVEDIATLALAEDLAGGEDVTSVATVPEDAVATADFTAREAGVVAGLRIAEAVVSLICEEEFEVERHVEDGDRVEAGQVLLSVRSRTRDLLTAERSALNLLCHLSGIATATRAWADALEGTGAAVRDTRKTHPGLRALQKYAVRCGGGVNHRMALSDAALIKDNHVVAAGGVAEAFAAVKAAYPELPVEVEVDTLEQIPPVLELGAELILLDNFTVPKMREAVELVAGRAKLEASGGLTLATAREVAETGVDYLAVGAITHSVPVLDIGLDLRA; this is encoded by the coding sequence ATGACCCACAGCCACGAGGAACTTCCGCTGGCCGACCAGGACGGCTGCGGCGCCGGCTGCGGCTGCGCCGACGGCGAGGGCTACGAGACGGGCCTGGACCCGGCGCTGGCCGAGCTGCTGGAGCAGGCGGGCCTGGACCCGGTCGAGGTCGAGGACATCGCCACCCTGGCGCTGGCCGAGGACCTGGCCGGCGGCGAGGACGTCACCTCGGTGGCCACCGTCCCCGAGGACGCGGTGGCCACCGCCGACTTCACCGCCCGCGAGGCGGGCGTGGTGGCCGGTCTGCGGATCGCCGAGGCCGTGGTCTCGCTGATCTGCGAGGAGGAGTTCGAGGTCGAGCGGCACGTCGAGGACGGCGACCGGGTCGAGGCCGGCCAGGTGCTGCTCTCGGTGCGCAGCCGCACCCGCGACCTGCTCACCGCCGAGCGCAGCGCGCTCAACCTGCTCTGCCACCTGTCCGGCATCGCCACCGCCACCCGCGCCTGGGCCGACGCCCTGGAGGGCACCGGCGCCGCGGTGCGCGACACCCGCAAGACCCACCCGGGCCTGCGGGCGCTGCAGAAGTACGCGGTGCGCTGCGGCGGCGGCGTCAACCACCGGATGGCGCTCTCCGACGCCGCGCTGATCAAGGACAACCACGTGGTCGCCGCGGGCGGCGTGGCCGAGGCCTTCGCGGCCGTCAAGGCCGCCTACCCCGAGCTGCCGGTGGAGGTCGAGGTGGACACCCTGGAGCAGATCCCGCCGGTGCTGGAGCTCGGTGCCGAGCTGATCCTGCTGGACAACTTCACCGTGCCGAAGATGCGCGAGGCGGTGGAGCTGGTGGCGGGCCGGGCCAAGCTGGAGGCCTCCGGCGGTCTGACCCTGGCCACCGCGCGCGAGGTCGCCGAGACTGGTGTCGACTACCTGGCGGTCGGCGCGATCACCCACTCGGTGCCGGTCCTGGACATCGGCCTGGACCTGAGGGCCTGA
- the lysX gene encoding bifunctional lysylphosphatidylglycerol synthetase/lysine--tRNA ligase LysX: MSDQSSLPATDDLPEQMRVRREKLDRLRAAGIDPYPVGFPRTTTIADLRAKHPDLPADTATGERAGITGRVILARTGGKLCFATLRDGSGDLQVMLSLDKLGEERLAAWKSDIDLGDQVGVEGEVITSKRGELSVMVDRWELTAKCLRPLPDKHKGLTDPEARVRQRYVDLIVNPEAREILHLRSKVVRSIRRTYEERGYIEVETPMLQPVHGGANARPFKTHINAYDIDLYMRIAPELYLKRLVVGGAEKVFEINRNFRNEGADSTHNPEFTSLESYEAYGDYDTQAELIRATIVNAARDALGTTVIKGVDAHGVEHEIDLAEPWEEVGVYPGISARLGSEVTPQTTVEELRKLADAAGVPYEKEWGHGQIVLEMVERLLEENAIRPTFIKDYPTEVSPLTRQHRSIPGVAEKWDLVIFGTELGTAYSELIDPVEQRARLTAQSLLAAGGDVEAMQIDEDFLRALEYAMPPTGGLGLGVDRLIMLLTGKNIRETVLFPLVKPAAKTTGTAEKTEESEGE; encoded by the coding sequence GTGAGCGATCAGAGCAGCCTTCCCGCGACCGACGACCTTCCCGAGCAGATGCGCGTGAGGCGCGAGAAGCTCGACCGGCTCCGCGCCGCCGGGATCGACCCGTACCCGGTCGGGTTCCCGCGGACCACCACCATCGCGGACCTCCGCGCCAAGCACCCGGACCTGCCCGCCGACACCGCCACCGGCGAGCGCGCCGGCATCACCGGGCGCGTGATCCTGGCCCGCACCGGCGGCAAGCTCTGCTTCGCCACCCTGCGCGACGGCTCGGGCGACCTGCAGGTGATGCTCTCGCTGGACAAGCTCGGCGAGGAGCGGCTGGCGGCCTGGAAGAGCGACATCGACCTGGGCGACCAGGTGGGCGTCGAGGGCGAGGTGATCACCTCCAAGCGCGGCGAGCTGAGCGTCATGGTGGACCGCTGGGAGCTCACCGCCAAGTGCCTGCGCCCGCTGCCGGACAAGCACAAGGGCCTGACCGACCCGGAGGCCCGGGTCCGCCAGCGGTACGTGGACCTGATCGTCAACCCCGAGGCCCGCGAGATCCTGCACCTGCGCAGCAAGGTGGTCCGCTCGATCCGCCGCACCTACGAGGAGCGCGGCTACATCGAGGTCGAGACGCCGATGCTGCAGCCGGTGCACGGCGGCGCCAACGCGCGTCCGTTCAAGACGCACATCAACGCGTACGACATCGACCTCTACATGCGCATCGCCCCCGAGCTGTACCTCAAGCGGCTGGTGGTCGGCGGCGCCGAGAAGGTCTTCGAGATCAACCGCAACTTCCGCAACGAGGGCGCGGACTCCACCCACAACCCGGAGTTCACCTCGCTGGAGTCGTACGAGGCGTACGGCGACTACGACACCCAGGCCGAGCTGATCCGCGCGACGATCGTCAACGCGGCCCGCGACGCGCTGGGCACCACGGTGATCAAGGGCGTCGACGCGCACGGCGTGGAGCACGAGATCGACCTGGCCGAGCCGTGGGAGGAGGTCGGCGTCTACCCGGGCATCTCCGCCCGCCTGGGCAGCGAGGTGACCCCGCAGACCACCGTCGAGGAGCTGCGCAAGCTCGCCGACGCGGCCGGCGTGCCCTACGAGAAGGAGTGGGGCCACGGGCAGATCGTCCTGGAGATGGTCGAGCGCCTGCTGGAGGAGAACGCGATCCGGCCGACCTTCATCAAGGACTACCCGACCGAGGTCTCCCCGCTCACCCGCCAGCACCGCTCGATCCCGGGCGTGGCGGAGAAGTGGGACCTGGTGATCTTCGGGACCGAGCTGGGCACCGCCTACTCCGAGCTGATCGACCCGGTCGAGCAGCGCGCCCGCCTCACCGCCCAGTCGCTGCTGGCGGCCGGCGGCGACGTCGAGGCGATGCAGATCGACGAGGACTTCCTGCGGGCGCTGGAGTACGCGATGCCGCCCACCGGCGGCCTGGGCCTGGGCGTCGACCGCCTGATCATGCTGCTCACCGGCAAGAACATCCGCGAGACGGTGCTCTTCCCGCTGGTGAAGCCGGCCGCAAAGACCACGGGGACCGCCGAAAAGACCGAAGAGTCCGAGGGAGAGTGA
- a CDS encoding type III pantothenate kinase gives MLLTIDVGNTQTTLGLFDGEEVVDHWRISTDPRRTADELAVLMQGLMGRQPGGAGRERVDGLAICSSVPAVLHELREVTRRYYGDLPAVLVAPGVKTGVHVLMDNPKEVGADRIVNALAANHLYGGPCIVVDFGTATTFDAINERGDYVGGAIAPGIEISVEALGVRGAQLRKIELAKPRNVIGKNTVEGMQSGVLYGFAGQVDGLVSRMAKELSPTDPEDVQVIATGGLAPLVLDEASTIDVHEPWLTLIGLRLVYERNTAS, from the coding sequence ATGCTCCTCACCATCGACGTCGGCAACACCCAGACCACGCTCGGCCTGTTCGACGGTGAGGAGGTCGTCGACCACTGGCGGATCTCCACCGACCCGCGCCGCACCGCCGATGAACTGGCGGTCCTGATGCAGGGGTTGATGGGCCGCCAGCCCGGTGGCGCGGGCCGCGAGCGGGTGGACGGGCTGGCGATCTGCTCGTCGGTGCCCGCCGTGCTGCACGAGCTGCGCGAGGTGACCCGCCGCTACTACGGCGACCTGCCCGCGGTGCTGGTGGCCCCCGGCGTCAAGACCGGGGTGCACGTCCTGATGGACAACCCCAAGGAGGTCGGCGCCGACCGGATCGTCAACGCACTGGCCGCCAACCACCTGTACGGCGGGCCGTGCATCGTGGTCGACTTCGGCACCGCCACCACCTTCGACGCGATCAACGAGCGCGGCGACTACGTGGGCGGCGCGATCGCCCCCGGCATCGAGATCTCGGTCGAGGCGCTGGGGGTGCGCGGCGCCCAGCTGCGCAAGATCGAGCTGGCCAAGCCCCGCAATGTGATCGGCAAGAACACCGTGGAGGGCATGCAGTCCGGCGTGCTCTACGGCTTCGCCGGCCAGGTGGACGGGCTGGTCAGCAGAATGGCCAAGGAGCTCTCGCCCACCGACCCCGAGGACGTCCAGGTGATCGCCACCGGCGGCCTGGCCCCGCTGGTGCTGGACGAGGCGAGCACCATCGACGTGCACGAGCCCTGGCTGACGCTGATCGGACTGCGACTGGTCTACGAGCGGAACACCGCGAGTTGA
- a CDS encoding L-aspartate oxidase, giving the protein MPATHRLTAPAPGWTATTDVVVVGSGVAGLTAALNIRTAGLRVTVVTKAVLDEGSTRWAQGGVAAALGEGDTPEQHLADTLVAGAGVCDEQAVRVLVTEGPEAVRRLIALGAAFDTDAEGEILLTREGGHHRNRIVHAGGDATGAEISRALVAAVHADPEIELIEHALVLDLLTDAAGRTAGLTLHVMGEGQRDGVGAIRARAVVLATGGMGQVFSATTNPAVSTGDGVALALRAGAEVADLEFVQFHPTVFWVGPGAEGQLPLVSEAVRGEGAHLVDAAGTRFMVGQHELNELAPRDIVAKAITRQMAAQGAEHMYLDGRHFGARMWAERFPTILASCRAHGIDPVTEPIPVAPAAHHASGGVRTDLHGRTSVPGLYACGEVACTGVHGANRLASNSLLEGLVFAERIAHDLAERSAAGELPLREVDVAAARAATPVPLPAPEARARIQHLMSRGAGVLRSAGSMAEAAEGLAALAAGAAERAAEQKPADPRVETWEAANLLLVGTALVAAAARRTETRGCHWREDFPDRDDANWQRHLTTVLDAAGVRVREEHQNQ; this is encoded by the coding sequence ATGCCTGCGACCCACCGCCTCACCGCACCCGCGCCCGGCTGGACCGCCACGACCGACGTCGTGGTGGTCGGCTCGGGTGTCGCCGGCCTGACGGCCGCCCTGAACATCCGCACAGCGGGCCTGCGGGTGACGGTGGTCACCAAGGCAGTGCTCGACGAGGGCTCGACCCGCTGGGCCCAGGGCGGTGTCGCCGCCGCCCTGGGCGAGGGCGACACCCCCGAACAGCACCTGGCCGACACCCTGGTGGCCGGCGCCGGGGTCTGCGACGAGCAGGCCGTGCGGGTGCTGGTCACCGAGGGCCCCGAGGCGGTGCGCCGCCTGATCGCCCTCGGTGCGGCCTTCGACACCGACGCCGAGGGCGAGATCCTGCTCACCCGCGAGGGCGGCCACCACCGCAACCGGATCGTCCACGCGGGCGGCGACGCCACCGGCGCGGAGATATCGCGCGCCCTGGTCGCCGCCGTCCACGCCGACCCCGAGATCGAGCTGATCGAGCACGCGCTGGTGCTCGACCTGCTCACCGACGCCGCGGGCCGCACGGCCGGGCTGACCCTGCACGTGATGGGCGAGGGCCAGCGCGACGGGGTGGGCGCGATCCGGGCCCGGGCCGTGGTGCTGGCCACCGGCGGCATGGGCCAGGTCTTCTCCGCCACCACCAACCCGGCGGTCTCCACCGGCGACGGGGTGGCGCTCGCGCTGCGGGCCGGCGCCGAGGTGGCCGACCTGGAGTTCGTCCAGTTCCACCCCACCGTCTTCTGGGTCGGCCCGGGGGCCGAGGGCCAGCTGCCGCTGGTCTCCGAGGCCGTCCGCGGCGAGGGCGCCCACCTGGTGGACGCCGCCGGCACCCGTTTCATGGTCGGCCAGCACGAACTCAACGAGCTGGCCCCGCGTGACATCGTGGCCAAGGCGATCACCCGGCAGATGGCGGCCCAGGGCGCCGAGCACATGTACCTGGACGGTCGGCACTTCGGCGCGCGGATGTGGGCCGAGCGGTTCCCCACCATCCTGGCCTCCTGCCGGGCGCACGGCATCGACCCGGTCACCGAGCCGATCCCGGTGGCCCCGGCCGCGCACCACGCCTCCGGCGGGGTGCGCACCGACCTGCACGGCCGCACCTCGGTGCCCGGCCTCTACGCCTGCGGCGAGGTGGCCTGCACCGGGGTGCACGGCGCCAACCGGCTGGCGTCCAACTCGCTGCTCGAAGGCCTGGTCTTCGCCGAGCGGATCGCCCACGACCTGGCCGAGCGCAGCGCGGCCGGCGAACTGCCGCTGCGCGAGGTCGACGTGGCGGCCGCCCGGGCCGCCACCCCCGTCCCGCTGCCCGCCCCCGAGGCGCGGGCCCGGATCCAGCACCTGATGTCGCGTGGCGCGGGCGTGCTGCGCTCGGCCGGGAGCATGGCCGAAGCCGCCGAGGGGCTGGCCGCGCTCGCCGCCGGCGCCGCCGAGCGGGCCGCCGAGCAGAAGCCGGCCGACCCGCGGGTGGAGACCTGGGAGGCGGCCAACCTGCTGCTGGTCGGCACCGCCCTGGTGGCCGCGGCCGCCCGCCGCACCGAGACCCGCGGCTGCCACTGGCGCGAGGACTTCCCCGACCGCGACGACGCCAACTGGCAGCGTCATCTGACCACCGTCCTGGACGCCGCCGGTGTCCGCGTCCGTGAGGAGCACCAGAACCAATGA